From one Pseudomonas sp. S35 genomic stretch:
- a CDS encoding alpha/beta hydrolase: MPFAVIDGKPLHYLDQGTGPAVLLGSSYLWASDMWAPQVEALSQQYRVIVPELWGHGESGALPEQTGSLDGLARQALALLDHLDIAQVNLVGLSVGGMWGARLALQAPERISSLVLMDTYLGAEPEATRQYYFSLFKMIEDAGAIPEPLLDVIAPIFFRPDIDRDSTLYQGFRKSLQAFSRERLLDSIVPLGRLIFSRADILEQLQRLDADTSLVMCGEQDKPRPPAESQEMAERIGCALRLIPDAGHISSRENPDFVNEALLTFLANHA, from the coding sequence ATGCCTTTCGCTGTCATTGATGGAAAACCGCTGCACTACCTCGACCAGGGCACCGGCCCTGCCGTCCTGCTGGGCTCAAGCTACCTGTGGGCCAGTGATATGTGGGCACCCCAGGTCGAAGCCCTATCGCAACAGTACCGCGTAATCGTGCCCGAGCTGTGGGGGCATGGCGAATCGGGCGCTCTGCCCGAACAGACAGGCTCCCTGGACGGCCTGGCACGCCAGGCACTGGCCCTGCTGGACCATCTCGATATCGCGCAAGTCAATCTGGTAGGGCTCTCGGTTGGCGGCATGTGGGGCGCTCGCCTGGCCTTGCAGGCACCTGAGCGCATCAGCAGCCTGGTGCTGATGGACACCTACCTCGGTGCCGAACCCGAAGCCACACGCCAATACTACTTCTCGCTGTTCAAGATGATCGAAGACGCCGGCGCTATCCCTGAGCCACTACTGGACGTGATTGCGCCGATCTTCTTCCGCCCGGATATAGACCGCGACTCGACGCTGTATCAGGGCTTTCGCAAGTCACTGCAGGCGTTTTCACGGGAGCGTCTGCTGGACAGCATCGTGCCATTGGGCCGGCTGATATTCAGTCGAGCGGACATACTGGAACAACTACAGCGCCTCGACGCCGACACGTCCCTGGTGATGTGCGGCGAGCAGGACAAACCCCGCCCACCCGCAGAGTCCCAGGAAATGGCCGAGCGGATTGGCTGCGCCCTGAGGCTGATTCCAGACGCCGGGCACATCTCCAGCCGTGAGAACCCGGATTTCGTCAACGAAGCGCTGCTGACCTTTCTCGCCAACCACGCCTGA